In Armatimonas rosea, a single genomic region encodes these proteins:
- a CDS encoding ABC transporter ATP-binding protein: MAMLEELPASVEAALKAQRNGHGTDPLTLAVKADINTSGVIGERWVTMDADAIRVFSPDGSTAHLDLMIPVSEIKGAKTESLVGGGALTVQKGSDVIELARYTTPLGGRMAGVARVMEAIAKGRDLPDAELEEVEKLCPKCSRALPKDSDVCRFCFDKRATFTRLLGYAKGYKWQAILVTILMIGGTGLQLLPGIIVKNLTDDVLMPREQIAESVRTAGLIYWVAVMIGATVLGLVLGIVRARLTAYLSLTMTKQIRTETYATLQKLGLSYYDKRQSGALLNRVTSDVNELNNFLVDGLQMLVVNGLMLIGTLVIVFSQNWWLACLVLIPVPLVILGTTKIWKFLWGRLEKLWNLRSSMTASIAVALNGTRVVKAFAQEDREMKRFHDKVGALYNANLDLENWWATLLPILGFLMTSGGFIVWYVGGKQVIAGQITFGTLNMFFYYLGQLYGPLQGMTRIADWLGRVLTSAERVFEVMDTQPDVADTNDSVPLPNMKGELVFENVSFGYDKARRVLENVDLHVMPGEMIGLVGHSGAGKSTIINLISRFYDPSEGRILIDGIEMKKVKLQDLRSQMGVVLQEPFLFPGTIAENIAYGKADATREQIMRAAKAANAHDFILRFPDGYDSLVGERGARLSGGERQRISIARAILHDPKVLILDEATASVDTETEKQIQEAIQRLIAGRTTFAIAHRLSTLRNADRLVVIEKGRVAEMGTHAELMEKDNGIFRKLVEMQMEVNKLKAENLVLED; the protein is encoded by the coding sequence ATGCTCGAAGAGCTTCCCGCCTCGGTTGAGGCGGCGCTCAAGGCCCAGCGGAACGGCCACGGAACAGATCCCCTCACTCTTGCGGTCAAGGCGGATATCAACACCAGCGGCGTGATCGGAGAGCGGTGGGTGACCATGGATGCCGACGCGATCCGTGTCTTCTCTCCCGATGGCTCCACGGCCCACCTCGATCTCATGATCCCTGTGAGCGAGATCAAGGGCGCCAAGACCGAGTCTCTCGTGGGCGGTGGGGCGCTGACCGTGCAGAAGGGCTCGGATGTGATCGAGCTGGCACGCTACACCACGCCGCTGGGGGGGCGCATGGCCGGGGTTGCCCGTGTCATGGAGGCGATCGCCAAGGGCCGCGACCTCCCCGATGCCGAGCTTGAGGAAGTGGAGAAGCTCTGCCCTAAGTGTAGCCGTGCGCTTCCGAAAGATAGCGATGTCTGCCGCTTCTGTTTCGACAAGCGCGCCACGTTTACACGGCTCCTGGGCTACGCCAAGGGCTACAAGTGGCAGGCGATCCTGGTGACCATCCTGATGATCGGGGGCACGGGCCTCCAGCTCCTGCCGGGGATTATTGTCAAGAACCTCACCGACGATGTCCTGATGCCGCGTGAGCAGATCGCCGAGAGCGTGCGAACTGCGGGGCTGATCTACTGGGTGGCGGTGATGATCGGTGCGACGGTCTTGGGCCTTGTGCTGGGGATCGTGCGTGCGCGGCTGACGGCGTACCTCTCGCTGACCATGACCAAGCAGATCCGCACCGAGACCTACGCCACCCTCCAGAAGCTCGGGCTCTCGTACTACGACAAGCGGCAGTCCGGCGCCCTCCTCAACCGGGTCACCTCCGATGTCAACGAGCTCAATAACTTCCTGGTCGATGGTCTCCAGATGCTCGTGGTCAATGGGCTCATGCTGATCGGCACCCTGGTGATTGTCTTCTCCCAGAACTGGTGGCTGGCGTGCCTGGTGCTGATCCCCGTGCCACTGGTGATTTTAGGGACCACCAAGATCTGGAAGTTCCTCTGGGGCCGCCTGGAGAAGCTCTGGAACCTGCGCTCGTCGATGACCGCCAGTATCGCGGTCGCGCTCAACGGAACCCGCGTCGTGAAGGCCTTCGCCCAAGAGGACCGCGAGATGAAGCGCTTCCACGATAAAGTGGGCGCGCTCTACAATGCCAACCTCGACCTGGAGAACTGGTGGGCGACTCTCTTGCCGATCCTGGGCTTTCTCATGACCAGCGGCGGCTTTATTGTCTGGTATGTCGGGGGCAAGCAGGTGATCGCGGGCCAGATCACCTTTGGCACCCTCAACATGTTCTTCTACTACCTGGGGCAGCTCTACGGCCCGCTCCAGGGCATGACCCGAATCGCCGACTGGCTGGGCCGCGTGCTCACCAGCGCCGAGCGTGTCTTCGAGGTGATGGACACCCAGCCCGATGTCGCCGACACCAACGACTCCGTGCCCCTGCCCAACATGAAGGGCGAGCTGGTCTTTGAGAATGTCAGCTTTGGCTACGACAAGGCGCGCCGCGTGCTGGAGAATGTCGATCTGCATGTCATGCCGGGCGAGATGATCGGGCTGGTCGGGCACTCCGGCGCGGGCAAGTCCACCATCATCAACCTGATCTCCCGCTTCTACGATCCCAGCGAGGGCCGCATCCTAATCGATGGCATCGAGATGAAGAAGGTAAAGCTCCAGGACCTAAGAAGCCAGATGGGCGTGGTCTTACAGGAGCCGTTCCTCTTCCCTGGGACAATCGCCGAGAATATCGCCTACGGCAAGGCCGATGCCACCCGTGAGCAGATCATGCGCGCCGCCAAGGCCGCCAATGCCCACGACTTCATCCTGCGCTTCCCCGATGGCTACGACTCCCTGGTCGGGGAGCGCGGCGCACGCCTCTCCGGCGGCGAGCGCCAGCGCATCTCTATCGCCCGCGCCATTCTCCACGACCCGAAGGTGCTGATCCTCGACGAAGCCACCGCCTCCGTAGATACCGAGACCGAGAAGCAGATTCAAGAGGCCATCCAGCGCCTGATCGCCGGCCGCACGACCTTCGCCATCGCCCACCGCCTCAGCACCCTAAGAAACGCCGATAGATTGGTGGTGATCGAGAAGGGCCGAGTCGCCGAGATGGGCACCCACGCCGAGCTGATGGAGAAGGACAACGGTATCTTCCGCAAGCTGGTCGAGATGCAGATGGAAGTCAACAAGCTCAAGGCCGAGAACCTGGTTCTGGAGGACTAG